The nucleotide window TGCCGTCGCCGGAGCTGTACCTGTCCTGGGTGCTGCCGCGCTCCTTCGACGAGGCCAGCGCCCTGCATGACTTCGTGGGCGTCAGCCTGGACAGCAACCTCTGGGAGGCGGTGCGCAGCGATGGCGACATCGCGGGCATCTCCACGGGGCTGGTGCCCGGCACCCGCGCGTCGCTGCTCATCGTGCGCGTGCACCTGTCTCGCGGGGACCACCCGGAGCGCAGCGCGGAGAAGGTGCTGGACCAGGTGCACAAGACCTGGAGCGGGGAGATTGAAGCCAGCGGCGTGCTGGGCCAGGAGTTCAACTTCCAGTCCCTGCGCCGCCAGGTGGTGACGAACATGGTGCTGGAGTCGGAGCGGCTGCTGGCGCGGACCCGGAGCCGCGCGCTGCTCACCCACTTCACCACGGACGTGCGCTCGTACACGCGCTCGCAGATGGCGCTGATGGGGCTGGGTGGGAGCAAGGTGACGGACTTCGCGTACCAGTGGCTCCAGCGCGACCGGGCGCACGCCATCCTCGTGCGGCCGGGAGAGAGCGGCACGCCGACGGCGCTCCCCACGCTGGCGAAGCTGCCCGGGGGCGAGCCCGCGGTGGAGGGCGGCGAGCGCGTCACGCCGTCCATGCTGGCGGCCACCACGGCGCCCGTGCAGGTGCTGAAGCTGGAGAACGGCATGGAGGTGCTGCTGGTGCCCCGGCCGGGCCTGCCGGTGGTGCGGGTGGGCGCGGCGATGGGCGGCGGAACGGCGCACGGGGTGAAGCCGGGCGTGGCGGACCTGGCGAAGTGGGGCTCCTTCCGCGAGTCGCACTTCGAGGGCCGCCCGAGCGACTGGGGCCTGCACGAGTCCACCCGCACGGCGCTGGACCACGTGCGCGTGGACATGGCCGGCACGGCGGGCAACGTGGGCAACATGCTGGCGATGCTCGCGGAGGACCTGTCCACCACCCGCACGTCGGAGGCCGTGGTGCGCTACTGGCGCGAGCAGGTGCAGCCCTGGCGTGAGGCGGTGGACACGCGGCCGGAAGTGCTCGCGCACCGGAACCTGATGCAGGCGCTCTACGGCACGCACCCCTACGCCACCGAGGCCACGGGCGCGCAGATGGCGAAGGTGTCCTGGTCGGAGGCGCAGGAGTGGCTGGAGGACGTCTACCGCCCGGGCAACACGACGGTGGTGGTGGCGGGGGAGTTCGAAGTGAAGGACGTCGAGCCGATGGTGCGCAAGTACCTGGGCGACTGGAGCCGGGGCAAGCCGCAGCCGGTGGCCGTGCCGCCCGCGCCGGCGCTGCCCGCGGCGTCCGCGAAGGTGAACACGCTCTTCACCGCGCGGCCCGGGGCCACGCAGGGCCAGGTGCAGCTGGCCTGCCGGCTGCCCACGGCCACGCCGGAGCTGGAGGCGCGCTACGCGCTGATGGCGGAGCTGCTGGAGGTGGAGGCCTACGATCGGACGCGCTCCGGAACGGGAGCGTCCTACGGCTTCGGCGCCGAGCCCTGGATTGGCCGGGGCGGCGCGGCGCACCTCCTGCTGGGCGGCAGCATGGATGCGCAGCGGATGAGCGAAGGCGTGGCGTCGCTGCGCGAGACGCTGGCGGCGTTCGCGAAGGAGGTGTCCGAAAAGGACCTGGCGAATGCCCGCGCGCGGTTGCTGGCGCGGCAGGGGGTGTCGTTCATCTCCACGGATGCGTGGGTGGAGGCGCTGCTCGAGGCGCGCGTGCGGGGCTTCCCGGTGGAGTCGGTGGCGCAGCGCCCCGCGCACCTCCAGGCGGTGACGGCGGACGCGCTGAAGCAGGAGTTCGCGGGCTGCCTCCAGCGCCTCGTGGTGAGCATCACGGGGGATGAGCAGCCCAGCCGCGCCGCGCTCCAGGCGGTGTCGGTGCCGTAGCGGGAAGAGCTTCCGTCCGGCGGGCACGACCCGCCGGGCCGCGTGCCTCCGTATGATGGGGCATGCGAGTCATGGACCTCCGCCGGACGCGGAATCTGCTGGGTGCGCTGCTGTCATGGGGCGCCTCCGCCTGTCACGGGACGGACGGGCCCACGGCTCCGTGCGAGGGCGCTGACTGCGCCGCGCCCGGGCTCATCCGGGCGTTCGAGAAGGGCGCCCCGTCCTCCCGGGTGCGGCCGCGCGCGGACTTCGGCGGGCTCAAGGTGCGGCGGGCCGCTGGACGCACCTTCGTGCTGGAGACGACGCAGGACGCGGAAGGACGGGACACCCGCCGGCTCACCGTGTCCGCGCGGGACGGCACGCCCCTGTGGCGGTTCGACGCGGTGGCCCGTGACCACTTGAGTGACTTCACGGTGCACCCGTCCGGGGAGGTCACCGTGGGCCTCGAGCGCACCATCGCGCCAGGGCCGACGTACGACCTGGTGCGACTGTCCTCCGAGGGGAAGGTGTTGTCCTGGGAGCGGCTGCCCATCCCCAGGACGGTGCCCGAAGCCGACCTGGGGGGAACCCTGCTTCCCCCCGCGTTCCACATGAAGTCCGCCTATGTCCACGCCCTCACCGACGGCTGGCTGCGCACGGAGGCCCGCGGCGAGGACCTGGCCGTGGCCTTCCTGTCGCTCGTGGCCGTCCCCCCTGGCGAACCTGCCAGCTGGGAGCAGGCGTCGGGCGTGATGACGCTCCAGTGGAAGGACGGGCGCTACACCGAGCAGTGGACCCGCGTCGTCGACGGGAGCCACTTCACCCAGCCGGCCGCCTGGGCCTACGACGAATTCCGCTGGCGCGAGGCCGCGCTCCGGCCGCTGCTCGCGGTGGACGCGGACGGACGGCTGGTGGTGGGGCGCACCTGGAACAGCTCCCGCTGCCTGGCCTCCAGCCGCACGTTCAATGACTTCACCTCCGTGCACTGCCGCTCCGGCGATGACGTCACCACGCCCTCGGACACCGAACGGCAGCCCTTCGCCATGACGGCCTTCACGCCGGTGGGGACGCGCATCGGGACGCACGTCTTCGTCCCCACCCGGGCAGCGGAGTTCGTCGTCTTCGACATGGCGGTGCGCGACGGAGAGGTGGCGCTCGCGGGCACCGTGGTGACGGAGGGCACGGATGGCACCATCGCCTGGTACCCGTCCGCGCCGGGCGTGGAGGACCGGATGACGCCCTATGACGGCTATCTGGGCGTGCTGTCGCTGGACTCGGGCGCGCTGCGCTTCGAGCACCGCGTGGACACGGGCCGCGCGGACCACTTCTCCGCGCTGCGCTGGACGGACGCGGGGCTCGTCGCCGTGGGAGCATCCGGTTGGGACCGGTGGGACGGAGGGATGAGCATCTCGCGCGGTGCGGGCCCGCTGCTCGCGCTCGCGTCCACCGATGGCCAGACGGTGCGCACGCGGCGGCCCGGCCCCGAGGGACAGGGCCGCCATTTCCACCTGCTGGGCGTGGACGCGGACGGGGACTCACTGGTGGCGGTGGGGCTCGCGGAGGCGCCGCTGACGCACTCCGGAGACAACGGTCACCTGGAGGCCATGACCTTCGGCGGGCTCACGGTGGAGCTGCGCTGAAGCCACCCGCGCGTCCTCACGGGCTCAGTGGCCCGGCGACACGTAGCAGAAGTCAGACAGGTAGGGGCAGTCCTGCGGGCAGCTGGACGGCGTCTCCCCGTCGCAGCACACGCTGTCGCCGCAGACGGGCCCGAAGCCACAATCCTGCGGGCAGTTGAAGGCATTCTCCGTGCTGGGGTCGCAGGTGTAATCGCCGCAGTAGCCGGCGGGGCTGCCGCAGTCCTGCGGGCAGTTGTAGGAGTTCTCCGTGTTGGGATTGCACACGCTGTCACCGCAGTAACCGGGGCTGCCGCAGTCCTGCGGGCAATTGTAGACATTCTCCGCGCTGGGGTCGCAGATGCTGTCACCACAGACGGCGCACAGGCCGGCGGAGGACGCGGACGCGAACCCCATGGGGCTCACGTAGCAGAAGTCAGACAGGTAGGGGCAGTCCTGCGGACAGCTGGACGGCGTCTCCCCATCACAACACACGGAGTCGCCGCAGACGGGCCCGAAGCCACAGTCCTGCGGACAGTTGAAGGGGTTCTCCGTTCCGGGGTCGCAGATGGAGTCTCCGCAGGAACCGCACAGGGCCTTCTCCTGACGCGCCAGCTCGGGCGCGGCGGTCTCCGGCTCCACGACCCCTCCGCACGCCAGCAGCAGGCCGGATACCAGGGCCAACAGCCCCATCTTCATCGCGTTCATCGTCTGTCTCCGTGTATTCAGCATTTCCGCCCTGAGCGGGCCTGTGCTTGTTAATACAGTTCGCGGATGGCGCTCAAAGGCGCGGGGAGCGCGGCGTACACTGCCGGGCATGACGACCTCCGCTTCCGACGCCTCGCGGCTGCTGGACCTGCTGTGGGAGCGCTACGCCTCCGAAGTCCCCTTCGCGCGCACCTTCGTGACGCTGTCCGGGGGACACTTCCGCAACGACCACGTCGCGTTCCGCACCCTCGCGCGGCCGGAGGGAGGCATCGCCCTCTTCTCTCGTGTGTTCGAGCGGTTCGGGTGGAAGCCGGCCGGCGCGTACACGTTCCCGGACGCGCACCTGTCCGCCATCTACCTGTCGCATCCGGACGGACTGCCGCGCGTCTTCCTGTCCGAGCTGAAGCAGGAGGAGCTGTCGCCGCGCGCCCGCGCGCTGCTCGCCGCGCTGCCAGTGGATCCACCGCCGCCGGAGGACGTGGAGTCGCTCGCCGCGTGGTTCACGGCGCCGACGCCGCCGGAGGAAGCCGCGCTGCTGGAGCTGGAGAAGGAGACGCAGTACGGCGCGTGGCTGCTGGCCTTCGGCCGCAAGGTGAATCACTTCACCGGCGCGGTGGACGACGTGGAGGCGTGGCAGCGGCGCATGCGCGAAGCGGGCGTGCCCATGAAGGCGGACATCGAGGGCGAGCCCGGCACTTCGCTCAGACAGACGGCCACGCACGCGGCCCCGCTGCCCCTGACGCTCCGGGGCGGAGGCACGCGTGCATGGCCGTATGCGTACTTTGAAATCGCCCAGCGCTCGGGAGGGTTCGACGGGTTCCTGGGGCCGCAGGCCCGCGCGCTGTTCGACATGACGAAACGGGGCTGAGGCTCGCGGCCCGGGGGACGGTCGGGGGAGGGGGTTGGGAGTGCGCCCCCGGACCGCGACGCCTCGTGAGGCTAGTGGCGGCCGCCGCCGCGCTCGCAGCGGTCGGGCAGGCTCAGCTCCGCGCCGTCGAGCGTGCCGTCGCCGCACTCCGGACCGAAGGTGAGCACGTGGCTGGCGCCGTCCGCGGTGGTGCGCGTGAGCGTGCCGCTCGTGGGCCAGGGGCACACCTCGCGCGACGGCCGGACGATGCCCGCCAACGTCACGGTGCCCTGCGAACCATCCAGCGCGGTCTCCGTGTACGCGCCGTCGATGGTGCGCACCGGCGGCGTGTCCGTGGAGAACGCGACGGACAGCGAGCCCTCCAGCCGCACCGACTGCACCACCGTGCCCGCGGCATCCGTGCGCGTGCGAGTCACGTCCGCCTGCGTGCTCTTGCGCTGGGGCGGAGCGCCGTCCACCAGCTCCGCCGTGGAGGCGGTGGTGCCCTTCACGGTGGAGACCTCTCCATCGGAGTTGGTGCCGGAGACCTCGAAGGTGACGGTCTGGCTTTGCGTCACCGCGCCCGTGCAGTCCTCGGAAGCTTCGTACGCGTTCACGATGTCCACCGTGCCGCTGGTGGGGCCGCCGGGGCCCTTGCCGCCCGGCTTTCCGCCGCCATTTCCACCGGCGAAGGACTGGCCACGCACCTGTGAGCCCTCGCCGCCCTGCGGGGGAGGAGGCTGATCACCACCGCCCGGAGGCTGGCCGCCACCACCGCCACCGCCGGGAGGCTGGCCGCCGCCACGGCCGGGACCCTCGGGGCGCGTGGGGGGCGCGCAGTCGGTCCACTCCAGGTGCACGGTGGCGGGCAGCGTCTTGCCACACACCTCCACGGTGGTGATGTCGGGGCTCTCGTCACAGTGAAAGCCTTCAATGGCCTGGGGGCGCAGCTTGTCCAGGCCGTGCAGGAGGCTGGACACCTCCACCGCGTCGCTCGAGTCCGACGTGGCCTCCACCGCCTGGGACACATCCGACGTGGCGTCCGTGGTCGAGCTCTGCGACCCGCCGCCGCAACCGACCGTCATGGTGCCCACCACCAGCGCGACTGCTCCCAGCCACTGACTGCCCCTGTTCCAGTGCCTCATGAGTGCGTGCTCCCTTGTCATCCGGTGCCCGGCCGCTGTCCGTCCGCCCCCATGAGACGAAATGAATTTCCGCCGTGTTCCCGGCGGGGATTTTCCCGCGGCTTTTTGAGCGTGCACCGGGGCCGGATAGAGTGCCGCCGACCGTGAACGACGAGCTGCGCGCACTCATCCTCGAAGCCCAGGACGGCAGCGTGCGTGCCTTTGAGCTGCTCGTGTCCTCGCACCTGCCGCGCGTGCGCCGCTTCGCGCGGGCCTTCGCCGCGTCGGATTCGGACGTGGATGACCTGGCGCAGGAAGCGCTGGTGAAGGTCTACAAGAACCTGCGCTCGTTCCGCTTCCAGTCCGCGTTCCAGACGTGGCTCTATTCGGTGGTGCGCAACGCGTTCTATGACGCCACCCGCAGCCGCGCCGGCCGCGAGCGCTCCCGCGAGGAGCCGCTGGAGCAGGACCACACGAAGGCGGCGTCGGACGCCGAGTCCGCGGATGAAGGAATGATGCGCGCCCAGGAGCGGGACCGGCTGTGGCGGGCGCTCCGGGGGCTGCCGCAGGAGTTCCGCACGGCGGTGGTGCTCTTCGACGTGGAGGGCCACAGCTATGAAGAGGTGGCGGACATCGAAGGGGTGCCCGTGGGCACCGTGAAGTCGCGCCTGTCGCGGGGCCGGGCGCACCTGAAGGCCCTGCTGGCGGGGGGCCAGGGCCCTGGCGGCCCGGAAGATGACGCGCCGGTGGGAACATCCGGGCAGGACATTTCGTCGCATGCTGCGAGGAGCAGGAAATGAGTGAGCCCGAGGACAGGGAGGACCGCGC belongs to Corallococcus exiguus and includes:
- a CDS encoding M16 family metallopeptidase → MSFLSGSVRASRLAMAALVSLSLGGCATLPPRGQVVMRDVSFPLRDFRMPSGLRVVVERDARAPVVAVVAVVGAGGSSDPGGKEGLAHLVEHLAFRARPANGPSVQARLNASGAGHSNASTSLDYTAYEELAPKESLGALVKLEGERLSSPLSNVSPEVFAVEREVVRNELRQRNETGYVGQVFSWVHAASFPAGDPYARPVVGSHESLSALTLTDAHRFARAHYRPDNVTLVISGDVDLAEVEATLLQNLPPAWVGTGAPLALDTRLPAKRPEPAVAPVSKTMPVYAAAVPSPELYLSWVLPRSFDEASALHDFVGVSLDSNLWEAVRSDGDIAGISTGLVPGTRASLLIVRVHLSRGDHPERSAEKVLDQVHKTWSGEIEASGVLGQEFNFQSLRRQVVTNMVLESERLLARTRSRALLTHFTTDVRSYTRSQMALMGLGGSKVTDFAYQWLQRDRAHAILVRPGESGTPTALPTLAKLPGGEPAVEGGERVTPSMLAATTAPVQVLKLENGMEVLLVPRPGLPVVRVGAAMGGGTAHGVKPGVADLAKWGSFRESHFEGRPSDWGLHESTRTALDHVRVDMAGTAGNVGNMLAMLAEDLSTTRTSEAVVRYWREQVQPWREAVDTRPEVLAHRNLMQALYGTHPYATEATGAQMAKVSWSEAQEWLEDVYRPGNTTVVVAGEFEVKDVEPMVRKYLGDWSRGKPQPVAVPPAPALPAASAKVNTLFTARPGATQGQVQLACRLPTATPELEARYALMAELLEVEAYDRTRSGTGASYGFGAEPWIGRGGAAHLLLGGSMDAQRMSEGVASLRETLAAFAKEVSEKDLANARARLLARQGVSFISTDAWVEALLEARVRGFPVESVAQRPAHLQAVTADALKQEFAGCLQRLVVSITGDEQPSRAALQAVSVP
- a CDS encoding DUF1338 domain-containing protein — encoded protein: MTTSASDASRLLDLLWERYASEVPFARTFVTLSGGHFRNDHVAFRTLARPEGGIALFSRVFERFGWKPAGAYTFPDAHLSAIYLSHPDGLPRVFLSELKQEELSPRARALLAALPVDPPPPEDVESLAAWFTAPTPPEEAALLELEKETQYGAWLLAFGRKVNHFTGAVDDVEAWQRRMREAGVPMKADIEGEPGTSLRQTATHAAPLPLTLRGGGTRAWPYAYFEIAQRSGGFDGFLGPQARALFDMTKRG
- a CDS encoding RNA polymerase sigma factor, translating into MNDELRALILEAQDGSVRAFELLVSSHLPRVRRFARAFAASDSDVDDLAQEALVKVYKNLRSFRFQSAFQTWLYSVVRNAFYDATRSRAGRERSREEPLEQDHTKAASDAESADEGMMRAQERDRLWRALRGLPQEFRTAVVLFDVEGHSYEEVADIEGVPVGTVKSRLSRGRAHLKALLAGGQGPGGPEDDAPVGTSGQDISSHAARSRK